The Primulina huaijiensis isolate GDHJ02 chromosome 12, ASM1229523v2, whole genome shotgun sequence genome has a window encoding:
- the LOC140990041 gene encoding uncharacterized protein: MESFGFLDEEMETLSKMFSCEHSNQLFLHFNVSNIFSNNGQIPSNFLVDQLNDEGLFFTTDTNSNNGEIGSAPLLNRSGHEFFNANGVNFLQDVITSNITVDTYPMDCKNDNLIVPVFTSDHMVEEILQLKAQLCNDQVGNAEIRDMLNAELCDKMQLKIKYERSEVLIDQDKSFAVHQSCVDKFVDSSPESPRKRSRVSKDAQKNKRNMQSKKNKKAVQNNNDIVEEENNGSVNGQSSSSCSSEDDSNASQDLNEGSNSEAKTSKGKARASRGSATDPQSLYARRRRERINERLRILQNLVPNGTKVDISTMLEEAVHYVKFLQLQIKLLSSDELWMYAPIAHHGMDIGLYHKISPNLWSL; this comes from the exons ATGGAGTCATTTGGTTTTCTTGACGAAGAAATGGAAACTTTGAGCAAAATGTTTTCTTGTGAACATTCTAATCAATTATTTCTTCATTTCAATGTCAGcaatattttctccaataatggCCAGATCCCATCAAATTTCTTGGTCGATCAGTTAAATGACGAAGGTTTGTTTTTTACAACTGATACTAATAGTAACAACGGTGAAATTGGCAGTGCCCCTTTACTTAACCGATCAGGCCATGAATTTTTCAACGCTAATGGTGTTAACTTTCTTCAAGATGTAATTACCAGCAATATTACCGTAGATACTTATCCGATGGATTGCAAAAACGATAACTTGATCGTGCCTGTTTTTACGTCTGATCATATGGTGGAAGAAATTCTCCAGCTGAAAGCACAGCTATGCAACGATCAAGTGGGAAATGCAGAAATTCGGGACATGCTGAACGCTGAACTTTGTGATAAAATGCAGCTCAAGATAAAGTATGAAAGATCCGAAGTTCTGATTGATCAGGATAAGAGTTTTGCTGTTCATCAATCCTGTGTGGATAAATTTGTGGATAGTTCACCCGAAAGTCCCAGGAAAAGATCTCGGGTTTCAAAAGAT GCacagaaaaataagaggaataTGCAGTCGAAAAAGAACAAGAAAGCTGTCCAAAACAATAATGATATTGTTGAAGAAGAGAACAATGGCAGTGTAAATGGACAGAGTTCAAGCAGTTGCAGCTCTGAGGATGATTCAAATGCTTCTCAGGATCTGAATGAAGGGTCGAATTCGGAAGCTAAAACCTCGAAAGGGAAAGCAAGAGCTAGCAGGGGTTCCGCAACTGATCCCCAAAGCCTTTATGCAAGG AGAAGACGAGAAAGAATCAATGAGAGATTGAGGATCTTGCAAAATCTTGTCCCTAATGGAACCAAG GTTGACATTAGCACAATGCTGGAAGAGGCTGTTCACTACGTGAAGTTCTTACAGCTTCAAATTAAG TTGCTAAGCTCCGATG
- the LOC140990042 gene encoding glutathione S-transferase T3-like, producing MPFISPTENEPATPTFVPETQLSDRESPIEVVNLENVDSGAEGRKRRSTWRKVEDEVLARSFVTISDDPIIGNDQKAEAFWGRVASYYNDNRPAGTPNRSASVIRSHWHNTIQKKVYRFNANYNSIYSAYRSGHSDEDILRLVYEKYRAENNGIACNLEHVWRIAKERPMFTPQSVDHLVSTKKARTSESGASNTSSNQDASLHVDLIEEENRPMGQKAAKRKGKGKTRSAMECMTTNLDNMFAKFTEYTSMKKVEVEMKQKQLEVEEMKAKAAMAKVQLKEYAILSKDTSQRTYEQLIIHERLCQEIRGRWNI from the coding sequence ATGCCATTTATTTCTCCGACGGAAAATGAACCGGCCACTCCGACTTTCGTCCCAGAGACTCAATTGTCCGACCGTGAATCCCCAATTGAAGTCGTAAATTTGGAGAATGTGGATTCTGGCGCTGAGGGTAGAAAAAGACGGTCAACCTGGAGAAAGGTTGAAGACGAGGTCTTAGCGAGATCATTTGTCACTATCAGCGATGACCCAATCATCGGCAATGATCAAAAGGCGGAAGCTTTCTGGGGACGTGTTGCAAGCTACTACAATGACAATCGTCCCGCAGGTACACCCAATAGAAGTGCAAGTGTCATACGATCACACTGGCACAATACCATCCAAAAAAAAGTATATCGCTTCAATGCAAATTACAATAGTATTTATAGTGCATATCGTAGTGGCCACAGTGATGAGGATATACTACGACTTGTGTATGAAAAATATCGTGCGGAAAATAACGGCATCGCATGTAATCTTGAGCATGTGTGGAGGATCGCAAAAGAGCGTCCAATGTTTACTCCACAGTCCGTTGATCACCTTGTTAGCACGAAGAAGGCAAGGACCTCGGAGTCGGGAGCAAGCAACACCTCATCCAACCAAGATGCGAGTCTACATGTAGACCTAATCGAAGAAGAAAATCGTCCAATGGGTCAGAAGGCAGCAAAAAGAAAGGGAAAAGGTAAAACGAGATCGGCCATGGAGTGTATGACAACAAACTTGGACAATATGTTTGCAAAGTTTACTGAATATACAAGCATGAAAAAAGTTGAAGTTGAAATGAAACAAAAACAACTCGAAGTAGAGGAGATGAAAGCAAAAGCTGCTATGGCCAAAGTTCAACTAAAGGAATATGCAATCCTTTCGAAGGATACTTCGCAAAGGACATATGAGCAACTTATCATCCACGAACGTCTATGTCAAGAGATTAGGGGGAGATGGAATATTTAA
- the LOC140990512 gene encoding zinc finger protein ZAT10-like → MALEAFDSPTAPTTSTHFDTNPTLSNLESWTKGKRSKRPCSTVDERHEPTEEEYLALCLIMLAHGGGGPSTASTSAAASQSNKNLQPLTRPPPLPPVINSAGPVKLVYKCSVCDKAFGSYQALGGHKASHRKLSGGDHEQSTTSGTTTTNSAAGSGKTHECSICHKCFPTGQALGGHKRCHYEGGAATNHATARTGSSGVTSSEGVGSTITHRDFDLNLPALPEFWPGFGSGIEDEVESPHPAKKSRLSLPLKLEIF, encoded by the coding sequence ATGGCGCTTGAAGCTTTTGACTCACCCACCGCTCCTACGACCTCCACTCACTTCGACACCAACCCCACTTTAAGCAATCTTGAGTCTTGGACCAAAGGCAAGCGATCCAAGCGTCCGTGCAGTACTGTCGACGAACGTCACGAGCCCACCGAAGAGGAGTACTTGGCTCTTTGTCTTATTATGCTCGCTCACGGCGGTGGCGGACCATCCACGGCTTCTACTTCTGCCGCTGCATCACAGAGTAATAAGAACTTACAGCCTCTGACTCGGCCTCCACCGCTTCCGCCGGTTATTAATTCCGCCGGACCAGTTAAATTGGTCTACAAATGTTCCGTCTGTGACAAGGCATTTGGATCCTACCAAGCTTTGGGGGGGCACAAGGCCAGCCACCGCAAGCTCAGCGGTGGGGATCATGAGCAATCAACTACCTCCGGCACCACCACAACTAACTCCGCTGCAGGAAGCGGTAAAACCCACGAGTGCTCGATCTGTCACAAGTGCTTCCCCACAGGGCAGGCCTTGGGAGGCCACAAGCGCTGCCACTACGAAGGTGGTGCGGCAACCAACCACGCCACCGCTCGCACGGGAAGCAGCGGGGTGACGTCATCGGAAGGTGTGGGCTCCACGATCACTCACAGGGACTTCGATTTGAACTTGCCCGCTTTGCCGGAATTCTGGCCGGGTTTCGGCTCCGGTATTGAAGACGAGGTAGAAAGCCCCCACCCCGCCAAGAAATCCCGCTTATCGCTGCCGTTGAAGTTGGAAATATTTTGA
- the LOC140990220 gene encoding LOB domain-containing protein 37-like yields MSCNGCRVLRRGCSDQCILRPCLDWIETPQAQANATLFVSKFFGRSDLMSFISAVPQHRRPALFQSLLFEACGRSVNPVNGAVGLLSTGNWHICQAAVDTVLSGGSLRPLPVGVLPLKADEELGVKLIVHGTNGISISEYPPWGGGGENTASFGSGLSEISPETGRDKVKKNIGNKEPKLLNFLHDKN; encoded by the exons ATGAGCTGCAATGGATGCAGAGTTCTGAGGAGAGGGTGCAGCGATCAGTGCATTCTGAGGCCGTGTTTGGATTGGATCGAAACCCCACAAGCCCAAGCCAACGCAACCCTTTTTGTTTCCAAATTCTTCGGCCGCAGCGACCTCATGTCCTTCATCTCCGCCGTCCCACAACACCGTAGACCCG CTCTGTTTCAATCCCTGCTGTTTGAGGCGTGTGGGCGTTCCGTGAACCCAGTGAACGGGGCGGTGGGGCTGTTATCCACCGGAAATTGGCACATCTGCCAGGCGGCAGTGGATACAGTTCTCTCCGGTGGCTCTCTGAGGCCGTTGCCCGTCGGAGTCCTGCCTTTGAAAGCTGACGAAGAACTGGGTGTTAAGCTCATAGTGCATGGGACCAACGGCATCTCCATCTCAGAATATCCACCATGGGGTGGCGGCGGGGAGAATACGGCGTCGTTCGGGTCCGGATTATCGGAAATATCGCCGGAAACAGGAAGAGATAAGGTTAAGAAGAATATTGGTAACAAAGAGCCAAAGCTACTCAACTTTTTGCATGATAAAAATTGA
- the LOC140990752 gene encoding uncharacterized protein At2g23090-like, whose product MGGGNGQKAKMARERNAEKMKGNKGSQLDSNKKAMSIQCKVCMQSFICTTSEVKCKEHAEAKHPKADLYTCFPHLK is encoded by the exons ATGGGAGGAGGCAACGGCCAGAAAGCGAAGATGGCTCGGGAGAGAAACGCGGagaagatgaaaggaaataAGG GAAGTCAGCTGGATTCCAACAAGAAGGCCATGTCCATCCAG TGCAAGGTTTGCATGCAAAGTTTTATTTGCACTACTTCAGAGGTAAAATGCAAGGAGCATGCTGAAGCTAAGCATCCAAAGGCTGATCTCTACACCTGTTTTCCCCACCTGAAATGA
- the LOC140990730 gene encoding subtilisin-like protease SBT1.7 produces MSKLGILPFATLFLLLCFFHAFADTEKRNYKKKTYIVHMDKFNMPAYFEDNLQWYDSSLKTVSLSANMIYTYSNVIHGYSVRLTSEEARMLEAKSGILSVQEEVKYELHTTRSPEFLGLLNSDAFLLDSGTTSEVIVGVLDTGVWPESGSFDDNGLGPVPSGWKGECEVGTNFTTSSCNRKLIGARFFSRGFEAAFGAIEEATESRSPRDDDGHGTHTASTAAGSAVVGASLFGFAAGTARGMARRARVAAYKVCWLGGCVSSDILAAMEKAIEDGVNVLSLSLGGGSYSDYSRDMVAIGAFAATSQGILVSCSAGNGGPSRGSLSNVAPWLTTVGAGTMDRQFPAYVSLGNGKNFTGTSLYSGKPLTSSTPLVYAGSVSNSSYGRLCMRETLIQEKVKGKIVLCERGLNARSQKALVVKDAGGVGMILANTETYGEELVADAHFIPTAAVGQTEGDEIKKYISSESNPSATIASGGTLLGVQPSPVMAAFSSRGPNPITPDILKPDLIAPGVNILAGWTGKVGPTGLSEDTRQVNFNIVSGTSMSCPHVSGLAALVKAVHPEWSPAAIRSALMTTAYSKYKSEKGIQDSATGLPATPFDYGAGHVDPISALDPGLVYDATIDDYMDFLCAINYSSDMIKIITKQEYSCKADKEYRVADLNYPSFSVPLQTASGPNGGSTTPSVIKYTRTLTNVGTPATYRVSIPQETKMVKIEIVPDVLDFTNSNEKKTYTVTFTANSMPSGTTSFTHLEWSDGKHIVNSPIVFSWT; encoded by the coding sequence ATGTCAAAGCTAGGAATTCTTCCTTTCGCgactctttttcttcttctgtgTTTCTTTCATGCATTTGCTGATACAGAAAAGAGGAATTACAAGAAGAAAACGTATATTGTTCACATGGACAAGTTCAATATGCCTGCATATTTTGAAGATAACTTGCAATGGTACGACTCTTCTTTGAAGACGGTGTCGCTCTCTGCCAACATGATCTACACTTATAGCAATGTTATCCACGGCTACTCTGTGCGGCTGACATCCGAGGAAGCTCGGATGCTTGAAGCAAAATCGGGGATTCTATCGGTTCAAGAAGAAGTAAAATACGAACTCCACACCACAAGGTCACCCGAATTTCTCGGACTTCTCAACAGTGACGCGTTTCTGCTAGACTCTGGCACAACGAGTGAAGTTATAGTTGGTGTCTTAGATACCGGCGTTTGGCCAGAGTCGGGCAGTTTCGATGACAATGGACTAGGTCCAGTCCCAAGTGGGTGGAAGGGTGAGTGTGAAGTAGGCACGAACTTTACCACATCAAGCTGCAACCGGAAACTCATTGGTGCAAGATTTTTCTCACGGGGATTTGAGGCGGCGTTTGGAGCCATTGAAGAGGCAACAGAATCGAGGTCTCCTAGAGATGATGACGGCCACGGAACACATACTGCGAGCACAGCAGCAGGATCGGCAGTGGTTGGAGCAAGCCTGTTCGGTTTTGCGGCGGGTACAGCGCGTGGGATGGCTAGACGTGCTAGAGTGGCAGCATACAAAGTCTGCTGGCTTGGGGGATGTGTCAGTAGTGATATACTAGCAGCAATGGAGAAGGCAATCGAAGACGGCGTGAACGTGCTTTCCTTGTCACTTGGTGGCGGCTCGTATTCTGATTACTCCAGAGACATGGTTGCAATTGGAGCATTTGCCGCAACATCCCAAGGCATCCTAGTTTCGTGCTCTGCTGGAAATGGTGGGCCAAGTCGTGGGAGCCTGTCGAATGTGGCACCTTGGTTAACGACTGTAGGAGCTGGTACAATGGATCGTCAATTTCCTGCATATGTTAGCCTTGGAAATGGTAAGAACTTTACTGGGACATCACTTTATAGTGGGAAACCTTTAACATCCTCAACTCCATTGGTATATGCTGGGAGCGTCAGCAATTCATCCTACGGCAGACTCTGCATGAGAGAGACTCTGATTCAAGAGAAAGTGAAAGGGAAAATCGTGCTTTGCGAGCGTGGGTTGAATGCAAGGTCACAAAAAGCGTTGGTGGTAAAAGATGCAGGTGGGGTAGGGATGATTCTTGCAAACACCGAAACCTATGGAGAAGAGCTGGTTGCTGACGCCCATTTTATACCAACAGCAGCTGTGGGTCAGACAGAAGGTGACGAGATAAAGAAATACATCTCGTCCGAATCAAATCCAAGTGCCACAATTGCTTCGGGAGGCACCCTACTTGGAGTGCAGCCATCACCCGTCATGGCAGCATTCAGTTCCAGAGGTCCAAACCCCATCACGCCAGATATACTGAAGCCTGATCTAATAGCACCAGGCGTTAATATTCTTGCGGGTTGGACGGGTAAAGTAGGTCCAACAGGTTTATCAGAAGACACCCGACAAGTGAATTTCAACATAGTTTCTGGTACTTCAATGTCGTGCCCACATGTGAGCGGATTAGCAGCACTCGTCAAGGCCGTGCATCCAGAATGGAGCCCTGCAGCTATAAGATCGGCCCTGATGACCACAGCTTATAGCAAATATAAGAGTGAAAAAGGCATTCAAGATAGTGCAACCGGATTGCCAGCAACACCATTTGATTATGGTGCAGGACATGTTGATCCTATATCAGCACTTGATCCTGGTCTTGTGTATGATGCTACTATTGATGACTATATGGATTTTCTTTGTGCCATAAACTACAGCTCAGATATGATCAAAATCATCACAAAGCAAGAGTATTCCTGCAAGGCGGATAAGGAATATAGGGTAGCTGATCTCAACTACCCATCTTTTTCAGTTCCCCTACAGACAGCTTCAGGCCCAAATGGTGGTAGTACTACACCATCAGTAATCAAATACACAAGAACTCTGACAAATGTGGGAACTCCAGCAACTTACAGAGTCTCAATCCCTCAGGAGACGAAGATGGTGAAGATAGAGATCGTGCCGGATGTGCTAGATTTCACCAATTCAAatgagaagaaaacttacacagTGACATTTACGGCAAATTCCATGCCTTCGGGCACAACTAGCTTCACTCATTTGGAATGGTCGGATGGAAAGCACATCGTTAATAGCCCAATTGTATTTAGTTGGAcatga